Proteins from a single region of Scatophagus argus isolate fScaArg1 chromosome 23, fScaArg1.pri, whole genome shotgun sequence:
- the saxo2 gene encoding stabilizer of axonemal microtubules 2, whose product MLPKTMRRHSRRAQTPPSMSTEYQDKFLHPCCYKTVISTSTQKNPYHPLKATSNDVSTFKLCYVTHKRIHKNPPKASQPSVQPKRQQRCSSAPDNPAQSAASHTEPKEDAYMSVYQRDFQTWKVSKRQSHKLIDNLKVDQGLVVPLGGSKEGRAQKRSVQFAANSKAVPCVQNLKPFEGITSYRSDFVCHPVQPGACRKKPAHQPNKGLPLEPAVYVSSEMTRGTNQEPLDEASELFQEFMTLSLENKFQGQDKAKESSPPADHKVFSTTHADCMAQECKPTTPVLPSMQTREKSKMPFQTTTMKEDYKAWYTPRHLPTVSKEELDWPGKTSFSVHTPKPADRCKTSSKSLSLHPKLSEPAVSNSNSNTSEKPQYIAEDGVFSSFDSPPGLKNSGDTGPTLDRDVIWSHQRITESFAG is encoded by the exons ATGCTCCCCAAAACTATGAG GAGACACTCTCGGAGAGCCCAGACACCACCTTCTATGAGCACAGAGTACCAGGACAAGTTCCTTCACCCATGCTGCTACAAAACTGTCATCTCAACCTCAACACAGAAAAATCCTTACCACCCACTGAAGGCGACAAGTAACGATGTGTCCACTTTTAA ATTATGCTATGTGACCCACAAACGGATCCACAAAAATCCACCAAAGGCCTCACAGCCATCTGTGCAGCCAAAACGCCAACAGAGATGCAGCAGTGCTCCTGACAATCCTGCACAGTCCGCAGCGAGCCACACGGAACCCAAGGAGGACGCCTACATGTCAGTGTACCAAA GGGATTTCCAAACATGGAAAGTAAGCAAGCGGCAGTCACACAAGCTTATTGACAATTTGAAGGTCGACCAAGGATTAGTTGTCCCTCTTGGCGGTTCCAAAGAAGGTCGCGCACAAAAACGTTCTGTTCAATTTGCAGCGAACTCTAAAGCAGTCCCATGTGTGCAAAACCTAAAACCTTTTGAAGGGATCACCAGCTACAGATCTGATTTTGTCTGCCATCCAGTGCAGCCTGGGGCATGCAGGAAGAAGCCTGCGCACCAACCCAACAAAGGTCTGCCCTTAGAGCCTGCAGTGTACGTGAGCTCAGAGATGACGAGGGGCACAAACCAAGAACCTCTGGATGAAGCCAGTGAATTGTTCCAGGAATTCATGACCTTGTCTCTGGAAAACAAGTTCCAAGGCCAAGACAAAGCCAAAGAGTCGAGTCCGCCAGCAGATCACAAGGTCTTCTCTACAACACATGCAGACTGCATGGCACAGGAATGTAAGCCCACCACACCAGTCCTGCCATCTATGCAaaccagagagaaaagcaagatgCCCTTTCAGACAACTACAATGAAGGAGGATTATAAAGCTTGGTACACTCCACGACACCTCCCTACTGTCTCCAAAGAAGAGTTGGACTGGCCTGGGAAAACCAGCTTTTCAGTGCACACACCTAAGCCTGCTGACAGATGCAAAACAAGCTCAAAATCTCTTAGCCTTCATCCCAAACTAAGTGAGCCTGCAGTGAGTAATTCCAACTCCAACACCAGTGAGAAACCTCAGTATATTGCTGAAGATGGAGTATTTTCCAGCTTTGACTCACCACCGGGACTGAAGAATTCCGGAGATACTGGACCAACTCTTGACAGggatgtcatttggagccatcAGAGGATCACCGAGTCATTTGCTGGATAG